The Nostoc sp. 'Lobaria pulmonaria (5183) cyanobiont' DNA window AAATCGAACGTTTACATCAAGCTAAAGCTATTTTAAATCAAACGCTCCCAAATCCACCTTCTCTACTAGACCTAGCCAGTCAAATTGGACTTAATGACTTTAAGCTCAAGCGGGGATTTCGAGAAGTATTTGGGACTACGGTGTTGGGATATGTGCAATCCCTGCGGCTAGAGCAAGCAAAGCAGTTACTCATCGACACTAATCTCACAATTGCAGAAATTGCTTATCAAGTGGGTTACGAGAGCATAAGTCATTTTGGGTATCTGTTTAAGCGGCAATTTGGCATCACTCCTAGAGAGTATCGTAAGCAAAAAGGCTTGTAGCAAAAAATAGATCCCGATTCCGATAAAAAAAATCCGGTTTCAGTATATTTGCGATCGCTCAATTTCCCCTATTGTCGTAAACAGAGTTATCTAAAAATGATTCTCAATTAATCAGTTCTGTTTTGAGAAATACGATTGGGTGTGTGGAGTGATGAAACTGTGGCGATCGCTGTTTATTTCCTGTTTTGTTGTTGCTATGGTCATACAACCAACTCAGGCAAAGCAAGTAACTGTAATTCATAGTGTACAAGAACTAGACCGTTCCGCAAGAACAGTCAAAGAATGGTTCGCTCAGATAGAACAGCAGAACCCGCCGAACCAAAGTCAGCAGGGTGAAGTTGTACAAGTGACTTCGGTGAAGGCAAATCCCACCTCTAAGGGTGTGGAGGTGATTTTGCAGACTTCCATTGGGCAACAATTGCAAGTAGTAAATCGCAGTTCGGGCAATAACTTTATTGCTGATATTCCCAATGCCCAACTGCGTTTACCATCGGGCGAAGCATTCACATTCCGCTCTACTAAACCAATTGCAGGTGTTAGTGAGATAACGGTAACAAACTTTGATGCTCAGACTATCCGGGTAAGTGTAACGGGTGAGGTGGGTGTACCAATTGTTGAGTTGTTTGACAGTCCAGATGAAGGTATCATCTTCTCTGTTGCAACTGCTGCATCCTCTGCACAGCAACCTCAAACGCAACCGACTCAGCCACAAGAGCAGCCAGGGAGTCAAACACAGCCAAGTCAAACATCGCCAGGAAGTAATGAACCAATTGAACTCGTGGTAAAGGGCGAACAAGATCAAGGCTACAACCCCTCGCAAACAAGCGTGGGAACGCGTACTGATACTCCCTTGCGAGATATTCCAAATACCATTCAAATTGTACCGCAACAGGTGATCAAAGATCGTAATGTTACTGATGTCAACAGTGCGTTGGAGAACGTCAGCGGTGTTCAACAGAACCAGGGAGGTATTACAGTTCGGGGCTTCTATGCAAACCAAACAGTCAAGCGGCTCTGTTTTACCGACGCGACAGCTGGGAGGCTGCGCTCAACTTTGAGAACTTGTTTGATTCGGATTATATTGTCAATTCGCGCGGTCCTGGGTCAGAGGCTCTTGGTGCGCCTTTTACAATTCGGGGGTCACTTAAAGTGCGGTTTTAATCCTCTCATTTTCTGCGGCTGAATTTACTATCATCATGATGACATCACGCTGACCATATTTTAGTATTCCCCTTGGTGACTTGATCGTTTGGAGTCAGGAGAATCTTTAACTGCGATCGCCATGATCCAATCTAAAAAACTCCGCGATGTGGGGGATTGCCATTTCGGATTTTCTACGTCTTTGTTGGACTTGCACCGTTAATTTTATTCATTACTGGCTTTGTGATGTGGAAGCATCGCTATCGAGCAAAATCTCCTACAGAATTTATTAAACAGCCCGTTTTAAAATAATTACAACTAAAAAGCGCCCCCCATTTCTGGAGGGCGCTTTCTTATTTAGCTAACACTGAAGTATTAACCGCTGATAGCAGGAGCAGTCATTGCTACAGGAGCAACTTCACCAGCAGCTAAGTCTAGGGGGAAGTTGTGAGCGTTACGCTCGTGCATTACTTCCATACCCAGGTTAGCGCGGTTGATTACATCTGCCCAGGTGCTGATGACGCGACCTTGGGAGTCAATGATTGATTGGTTGAAGTTGAAACCGTTCAGGTTGAATGCCATCGTGCTGATACCCAAAGCGGTGAACCAGATACCGACGACAGGCCAAGCTGCTAAGAAGAAGTGCAGTGAACGGCTGTTGTTGAAGGAAGCGTATTGGAAAATTAAACGACCGAAGTAGCCGTGGGCTGCAACGATGTTGTAGGTTTCTTCTTCTTGACCGAATTTGTAACCGTAGTTAAGGGATTCGGTTTCGGTGGTTTCACGCACCAAGGAAGAAGTTACTAGAGAACCGTGCATTGCAGAGAACAATGAACCGCCGAATACACCAGCCACACCTAACATGTGGAAGGGGTGCATCAAGATATTATGTTCTGCTTGGAACACAATCATGAAGTTGAATGTTCCGCTTATACCCAAAGGCATACCATCTGAGAAAGAACCTTGACCGATTGGGTAGATCAAGAATACTGCGGTAGCGGAAGCCAAAGGTGCGCTGTAAGCTACGCAGATCCAAGGACGCATACCTAAACGGTAAGAAAGTTCCCACTGACGACCAAGATAGGCAGCGCAACCGATCAAGAAGTGGAAAACTACCAACTGGTAAGGACCGCCGTTGTACAACCACTCATCTAAAGAAGCAGCTTCCCAGATTGGGTAGAAGTGCAAGCCGATGGCGTTTGAAGAAGGAACAACTGCACCAGAGATAATGTTGTTTCCGTAGATCAAAGAACCTGCTACTGGTTCGCGAATACCATCGATGTCCACAGGAGGAGCAGCGATGAAAGCAATTACGAAGCAGGTTGTAGCAGCTAGTAGGGTTGGGATCATGAGTACACCAAACCAACCGATATATATACGGTTGTCGGTGCTAGTGATCCACTCGCAGAAGCGATCCCATACACTAGCGCCAGAGCGCCGTTGTAAGGTTGTGGTCATGGTTTTATAAGTGCTATGGGTTGTTAAATATGGAACAAGCGGATTTATTTCGCCTGTTGAAATCTAGTCTACATGAATTTACTTGGACGCGATCTGTGACTTAATATTCTGTAACAGAATTGTTTAACAAGCTCATCGAACTGTAAAGTTTTCCTACTATAAAGAACAGGGATATAAAGTAATGTATTGAGGCTTTTTAAGCCACTTCAACAACAAACTAGCTATTACTTTCAATGACGCGATCGCCTAGTTAGTAAGTAGGTAGGCGTAATTAAACATAAGATCAAACCTCACCCTCAATCCCTCTCCTTAGCAAGGAGAGGGAAGCCGGAGGCAGGGTGGGTTTTATATTTAATTTGACCTACTTACTTATCTACTTTTACACTTCTTTACAATTAGCCGATAAAAAACATTTGAAATCTTGCTGATTTGTAACGAGATAAGAAGTTCTATGTTGTCTGATGGTTCAGTTAAAAATCAAAGTAGATGTAGGGCAAACTGCCTTCTGGAGCTAATAACCAAACAGCGTAAAAACATAGGGGGACAAAGACAAGCTTAAGGGGCCAGTTAAACTCTAACTTCAGTATCCGGTTGAATGCATAGACTATAGACATAAGGGCAGCTAAACTTAGAAGTACCCAAGCGAGTTGGAATTGGCTCATATTTAAGGCTTCCACATAGACCTTTTCAGCAAACTGGGCGTCAGCCGGATAACCCCAAAGATGCCGAATTACCAAAGAAGAGTCTTGGAGATTAGGTAGACGAAACCAAATCCAAGAGGTAAAAACCATCAGTTGGGTCAAAAACCAAGCGACAAAGATACCCAGAGGATTTTGCCAGAATTGTTCTAGATTTTCAAAGCGCTCGCTTATAGAATCTGTAAGTCGATGAACCACCAAAGCTAATCCGTGGAGTATACCCCAAATAACATAACCCAAAGCAGCACCGTGCCAGATACCAGCAATTAGCATTACAATAAATAAATTCCAGCAGGTACGGACTAAACCCTGACGGGAACCACCCAAAGGAAAGTAGACATAGTTACGTAGCCAATCTCCTAGAGTGATATGCCAGCGCCGCCAAAATTCTGAAATATTGGTGCTGAAATAAGGAAAGTCGAAATTTTCAGGTAGAACTAAGCCAAAAAGCATAGCACTACCACGGGCTATATCTACGTAACCGTTGAAATCTAGATATAACTGCAAGCCATAGGCAAATGTAGCTAACCACAGATCGGTACTACCCGCCCGTTGCAAATTACCAAAACATAAATCTACGAAAATTCCCAAGTGGTCTGCAAAAATACCTTTTTTGACTGCGCCTCTAGCAATCAACCACAGCGCTTCAGCTACTCTATTAGTACTGGGGAATTCTAGTGTATTAAATTGATTTGCTAAGTTGTGGTAGCGTGTAATCGGCCCTGAAATCAGTTTT harbors:
- a CDS encoding AMIN domain-containing protein produces the protein MKLWRSLFISCFVVAMVIQPTQAKQVTVIHSVQELDRSARTVKEWFAQIEQQNPPNQSQQGEVVQVTSVKANPTSKGVEVILQTSIGQQLQVVNRSSGNNFIADIPNAQLRLPSGEAFTFRSTKPIAGVSEITVTNFDAQTIRVSVTGEVGVPIVELFDSPDEGIIFSVATAASSAQQPQTQPTQPQEQPGSQTQPSQTSPGSNEPIELVVKGEQDQGYNPSQTSVGTRTDTPLRDIPNTIQIVPQQVIKDRNVTDVNSALENVSGVQQNQGGITVRGFYANQTVKRLCFTDATAGRLRSTLRTCLIRIILSIRAVLGQRLLVRLLQFGGHLKCGFNPLIFCG
- a CDS encoding PepSY domain-containing protein, coding for MPFRIFYVFVGLAPLILFITGFVMWKHRYRAKSPTEFIKQPVLK
- the psbA gene encoding photosystem II q(b) protein, which translates into the protein MTTTLQRRSGASVWDRFCEWITSTDNRIYIGWFGVLMIPTLLAATTCFVIAFIAAPPVDIDGIREPVAGSLIYGNNIISGAVVPSSNAIGLHFYPIWEAASLDEWLYNGGPYQLVVFHFLIGCAAYLGRQWELSYRLGMRPWICVAYSAPLASATAVFLIYPIGQGSFSDGMPLGISGTFNFMIVFQAEHNILMHPFHMLGVAGVFGGSLFSAMHGSLVTSSLVRETTETESLNYGYKFGQEEETYNIVAAHGYFGRLIFQYASFNNSRSLHFFLAAWPVVGIWFTALGISTMAFNLNGFNFNQSIIDSQGRVISTWADVINRANLGMEVMHERNAHNFPLDLAAGEVAPVAMTAPAISG
- a CDS encoding MBOAT family O-acyltransferase, translating into MNFISIFYGLFLLSVLGIYWSLAQHKLRLWTLLIASLVFYASLHIQYIPLLLALTFINFRIGLEIGNNTSPGKHSLDWEISNEEWQFAQVDWNRRRLKVLWVGIILNVLLLLAFKYFTPLFKFVFHVQTNSPDSSFKLIAPLGISFFTFECIAYLIDVYRGALATDNFLKFATYKLFFAKLISGPITRYHNLANQFNTLEFPSTNRVAEALWLIARGAVKKGIFADHLGIFVDLCFGNLQRAGSTDLWLATFAYGLQLYLDFNGYVDIARGSAMLFGLVLPENFDFPYFSTNISEFWRRWHITLGDWLRNYVYFPLGGSRQGLVRTCWNLFIVMLIAGIWHGAALGYVIWGILHGLALVVHRLTDSISERFENLEQFWQNPLGIFVAWFLTQLMVFTSWIWFRLPNLQDSSLVIRHLWGYPADAQFAEKVYVEALNMSQFQLAWVLLSLAALMSIVYAFNRILKLEFNWPLKLVFVPLCFYAVWLLAPEGSLPYIYFDF